The following are encoded together in the Trachemys scripta elegans isolate TJP31775 chromosome 7, CAS_Tse_1.0, whole genome shotgun sequence genome:
- the RPN1 gene encoding dolichyl-diphosphooligosaccharide--protein glycosyltransferase subunit 1, protein MEGLACRLLLCLGCALAAPELLNEEVKRTVDLSTHLAKVTAELSLANPAGGSGAASSFLLALDPGLESHLAYLGVQVKGEEEEENTLEVRETKVKGKSGKFFTVKLPSPLAPGAKIRLSIETVFTHVLQPYPTHITQAEKQFVVFEGNHYFYSPYSTKTQTMRVKLASRNVENYTKLGNPARSEDMIEYGPFKDIPPYSQDILKVHYENNNPFLTITSMIRVIEVSHWGNIAVEETVDLKHTGAVLKGPFSRYDYQRQPDSGISSVKSFKTILPAAAQDVYYRDEIGNISTSHLLILDDSVEMEIRPRFPLFGGWKTHYIIGYNLPSYEYLYNLGDQYALKMRFIDHVFDEQVADSLTVKIILPEGAKNIHVDSPYEINRATDELHYTYLDTFGRPVIVAHKNNLVEQHIQDIVVHYTFNKILMLQEPLLVVGAFYILFFTVIFYVRLDFSITKDPAAEARMKVACITEQVLTLVNKRLGLYRHFDEAVNKYKQSRDISTLNSGKKTLETEHKALTNEVASLQSKLKTEGSDMCDKVSEIQKLDSQVKELVLKSSVEAERLVAGKLKKDTYIENEKLHSNKRQELVTKIDNILDAL, encoded by the exons ATGGAGGGCCTCGCCTGCCGCCTGCTTCTCTGCCTGGGCTGCGCCCTGGCGGCCCCGGAGCTGCTCAATGAGGAGGTGAAGCGGACGGTGGATCTCAGCACCCACCTGGCCAAGGTGACGGCCGAGCTGAGCCTGGCCAACCCGGCGGGGGGCTCCGGGGCCGCTAGCTCCTTCCTGCTGGCGCTGGACCCCGGCCTGGAGAGCCACCTGGCCTACCTCGGGGTGCAG gtgaaaggggaggaagaggaggagaacacCCTGGAGGTGCGGGAGACTAAGGTGAAAGGTAAAAG TGGCAAATTCTTCACCGTGAAGTTGCCATCGCCTCTGGCGCCAGGTGCCAAAATCCGTTTATCCATCGAAACAGTTTTCACGCATGTCCTGCAGCCGTACCCCACGCACATCACACAGGCAGAGAAACAGTTTGTGGTCTTTGAAGGGAATCATTATTTCTACTCGCCATACTCAACGAAGACCCAAACTATGCGTGTGAAACTGGCCTCCAGGAACGTAGAGAACTACACCAAGCTGGGCAATCCCGCCCGGTCAGAGGACATGATTGAATATGGACCCTTCAAGGACATCCCACCATATAGCCAG gACATCCTTAAGGTACACTATGAAAATAACAACCCATTCCTGACCATTACCAGTATGATACGGGTCATTGAAGTGTCTCACTGGGGAAATATTGCGGTAGAAGAGACTGTTGACTTAAAGCACACAGGAGCTGTGCTCAAAGGGCCTTTCTCCAGATATGATTACCAAAGGCAGCCAGACAGTGGAATATCTTCTGTCAAATCTTTTAAG ACCATTCTTCCTGCTGCGGCTCAGGATGTATATTACCGAGATGAAATTGGAAACATCTCTACCAGCCACCTTCTCATCCTGGATGACTCTGTGGAGATGGAGATCCGCCCCCGCTTCCCGCTCTTTGGGGGTTGGAAGACCCATTACATCATTGGCTACAACCTGCCTAGCTATGAATATCTCTATAACCTTG GTGACCAGTATGCCCTGAAGATGAGGTTCATTGATCATGTGTTTGATGAGCAAGTTGCAGACTCTCTGACAGTAAAGATAATCCTACCAGAAGGTGCCAA GAATATTCACGTGGACAGCCCATATGAAATCAACCGAGCCACTGACGAGCTCCACTACACCTACCTGGACACATTTGGACGCCCGGTTATTGTAGCGCACAAGAACAACCTGGTAGAGCAGCACATCCAGGACATTGTG GTTCACTACACCTTCAACAAGATCCTGATGCTGCAGGAGCCGCTGTTGGTGGTTGGAGCCTTTTACATCTTGTTCTTCACAGTGATCTTCTATGTGAGGCTTGACTTCTCCATCACCAAG GATCCAGCTGCTGAAGCTAGGATGAAGGTGGCCTGCATAACAGAGCAAGTTCTCACCTTGGTGAACAAGAGACTGGGCCTGTACCGCCACTTTGATGAAGCGGTGAATAAGTACAAGCAGTCACGGGACATCTCCACTCTAAACAGTGGCAAGAAGACCTTGGAGACAGAGCATAAGGCCCTGACCAATGAAGTAGCCTCTCTGCAGTCTAAGCTGAAGACAGAAGGCTCTGACATGTGTGATAAG GTGAGCGAGATTCAGAAGCTCGACAGTCAAGTCAAGGAGCTGGTTCTGAAATCGTCTGTTGAGGCAGAGCGGTTGGTGGCCGGCAAGCTTAAGAAGGACACGTACATTGAGAATGAGAAGCTGCATTCCAACAAGCGCCAGGAGCTGGTCACCAAAATTGACAACATCCTTGATGCACTATAA